CGTCCGGGAGGGGGAGTTCTGCATCCTCCTGGGTCCTTCCGGGTGCGGAAAGACCACGCTCCTGCGCATCCTGGCCGGCCTGGAGGGCCACGACGGGGGGGAGGTCTGGATCGGCGACCGGGAGGTGAGCCAGCTGACCCCGGCGGAGCGCGACGTGGCCATGGTGTTCCAGAGCTACGCCCTCTACCCCCACATGACCGTCTACGAGAACCTGGCCTTTCCCCTCAAGGCGAGGCGAACCTCGAAAGCGGAGATCCGGAAGAAGATCGAGGAGGCAGCACGCCTCCTGGAGCTCCAGGACCTCCTGGGGCGAAGGCCCCGGGAGCTCTCGGGAGGGCAGCGGCAGCGGGTCGCCATCGGCCGGGCCATCGTCCGGACCCCCGCGGTCTTTCTCTTCGACGAGCCCCTCTCGAACCTCGACGCCAAGCTGCGCAGCGCCATGCGGGTGGAGTTGGCCAAGCTCCACCGCAGGCTCGGCGCCACCATGG
This DNA window, taken from Thermodesulfobacteriota bacterium, encodes the following:
- a CDS encoding ATP-binding cassette domain-containing protein, producing MSGVRVRNLRKSFAAVGVLDGVTFDVREGEFCILLGPSGCGKTTLLRILAGLEGHDGGEVWIGDREVSQLTPAERDVAMVFQSYALYPHMTVYENLAFPLKARRTSKAEIRKKIEEAARLLELQDLLGRRPRELSGGQRQRVAIGRAIVRTPAVFLFDEPLSNLDAKLRSAMRVELAKLHRRLGATMVYVTHDQVEAMTLGQTVVLLHEGTVQQVGTPRDLYERPTNLFVASFVGTPAMNVLEGALRSGAGGLVFEAPGVRLSLGERKDLDAHLEQSVHLGIRPEALAPVSGEGE